One genomic window of Candidatus Hydrogenedentota bacterium includes the following:
- a CDS encoding SIS domain-containing protein, which yields MKLTDIETQILDGMKARRADLNGCVDAINALHRVLVNMYDAGGKLLLCGNGGSNADAMHIAGELCKSFERKRALPEKFAEKLRPLPCGDDLANHLEAGLAAIALGFNGSLKTAVENDIKLRDIAFAQEAAALAKPEDVLIGISTSGNATNCLMAMSVVKAIGGTVVSLTGPNGGKMAAFADIAIKAPGDSVKVIQEAHLVIYHTICAMIEAHYFPDPR from the coding sequence TTGAAACTCACGGATATTGAAACGCAAATTCTGGACGGCATGAAAGCGCGCCGCGCCGACCTCAACGGTTGCGTTGATGCAATCAACGCACTGCATCGCGTCCTCGTCAACATGTACGATGCCGGCGGGAAACTGCTGCTCTGCGGTAACGGCGGCAGCAACGCTGACGCCATGCACATAGCGGGAGAACTCTGCAAGAGCTTCGAGCGCAAACGCGCGCTGCCGGAAAAGTTTGCCGAAAAACTCAGGCCGCTGCCCTGCGGCGATGACCTCGCCAATCATCTCGAAGCGGGCCTCGCGGCGATCGCGCTGGGCTTCAATGGTTCACTAAAGACGGCGGTCGAAAACGACATCAAGCTGCGCGACATCGCCTTCGCGCAGGAAGCCGCCGCACTCGCCAAACCGGAAGACGTGCTAATCGGAATCTCCACGTCCGGCAACGCAACAAACTGCCTCATGGCAATGTCAGTGGTGAAGGCGATCGGCGGGACGGTTGTCTCGCTCACCGGCCCGAACGGCGGCAAGATGGCTGCATTCGCCGACATCGCCATCAAAGCCCCCGGCGATTCCGTAAAAGTGATTCAGGAAGCGCACCTCGTCATCTACCACACAATCTGCGCAATGATCGAGGCCCACTACTTCCCCGACCCACGCTGA
- a CDS encoding response regulator, whose product MQAEDKEYPARQTRADQAEESERLEAIAMTGRGIAHDINNLMETVLGNVALLRGDLNDDHPRVATLEAIEKAAELAGNLTQRILAVTQGAERKPEPVNLNSIVYHLLLVEETRLAPSVRIVRHIDPDLWRVLAEHTAIAQVALNLATNAVDALNGKGRVTIRTRNVVLDHGSIPEGSGLRPGAYVLLSVEDDGEGMSPLTLAKAYDPGFTTRDGHHGQGLATVQKIVARYKGHVQINSFVGKGTACRVYLPAIDSAKAPRPAPSMSVPAGEETVLVVDDERMILEVTAETLRRLGYRTLTARNGQEAVDVARSHDGPIHLVLLDMSMPVMGGADAFPRIKAIRPESRFIVCTGFEQELISSHLLEAGGVDSFLLKPFRLSALAHEIRKVLDKADAA is encoded by the coding sequence ATGCAGGCGGAAGACAAGGAATACCCGGCACGCCAGACGCGGGCCGACCAGGCGGAAGAGTCCGAACGCCTCGAAGCCATCGCGATGACCGGCCGGGGTATCGCGCACGACATCAACAATCTCATGGAAACCGTCCTTGGAAACGTCGCCCTGTTGCGCGGCGATCTCAATGACGACCATCCCCGAGTTGCTACGCTCGAAGCCATCGAGAAAGCCGCCGAATTGGCCGGCAACCTGACCCAGCGCATCCTTGCGGTTACCCAAGGCGCCGAACGCAAGCCCGAGCCGGTCAACCTTAATTCGATCGTGTACCATCTGCTTCTCGTTGAAGAAACCAGGCTCGCGCCCAGCGTCCGCATCGTGCGCCACATCGACCCCGACCTCTGGCGCGTGCTTGCCGAACACACGGCAATCGCGCAGGTCGCCTTGAACCTCGCAACCAATGCCGTCGACGCTCTGAACGGAAAAGGCCGCGTGACAATACGCACGCGCAACGTCGTGCTGGACCACGGATCGATACCAGAAGGTTCGGGACTTCGCCCGGGCGCATACGTGCTGCTCTCCGTCGAAGACGATGGAGAAGGCATGTCGCCGCTAACGCTCGCCAAAGCGTACGATCCCGGCTTCACGACGCGCGACGGCCACCACGGCCAAGGTCTCGCGACGGTCCAAAAAATTGTCGCCCGGTATAAGGGCCACGTTCAGATCAACAGCTTCGTCGGCAAAGGTACGGCCTGCCGCGTGTATCTACCCGCAATCGATTCCGCGAAAGCTCCACGTCCCGCACCCTCGATGTCGGTCCCGGCGGGTGAAGAGACCGTCCTCGTAGTCGATGACGAACGCATGATTCTCGAAGTTACGGCGGAAACCCTGCGCCGTCTCGGCTACCGTACGCTAACCGCGCGAAATGGTCAGGAAGCTGTCGACGTCGCCCGGTCGCACGACGGTCCGATTCATCTCGTTCTGCTCGATATGTCCATGCCCGTAATGGGTGGCGCGGACGCGTTTCCCCGTATCAAGGCGATCCGGCCGGAATCCCGCTTCATCGTTTGCACCGGATTCGAACAGGAGTTGATCTCCAGCCATCTGCTCGAGGCGGGCGGCGTGGATTCCTTCCTGCTAAAACCATTCCGGCTGTCCGCGCTCGCCCACGAAATCCGCAAGGTGCTCGACAAAGCCGACGCCGCGTAG
- a CDS encoding heparinase II/III family protein: MKTHISRIVILTLWGLAALGDVTPPTEESVLDTLERSHPRLMLSNEDLGKLKSRYESDVALQRYASQVKDDADRALTKPALAHKLIGPRLLSVSRECLDRVYVLALAFRWTQDERYAKAAESNLLAVSAFPDWNPSHFLDTAEMSHAVGVGYDWLYDWLSDESKKVIRAALIEKGMKPGIEVYKKGGWWTISEFNWNQVCNAGMIVGALAIADTDPEFAQFIVPRAVRSMPRALRAYDPDGAWTEGPSYWHYATRYTAYGLCALQTALGTDFGLSDMPGLRATGHFPWYTTGPAGLFLNYADSGERATHKPMPCMFWLARHFRDAAIADAEHALLADSRASAEHIVWYVPTSGQASTPRDLDRWFKSTVDIIVMRSAWDDPDALFVGVKGGYNQVNHGHLDLGNFELDALGERWARDLGSDDYNLPGYFDKKKGGKRWLYYRNISESHSVPLVGGKGQDEAAKVSVIDFQSSPDGARVSLDLTDAYKDRVESVKREIALTDQRRAVVVRDRFDLAAPAELVWAMTTDAAIEVGQDGIAVLTLRDKKLRARILEPTGASFSTEPCTQDPPQKQNKGVQRLLVRVEGKPGPAEICVQLVPAWPD, translated from the coding sequence ATGAAAACGCATATCAGTCGAATCGTCATTCTGACATTGTGGGGCTTGGCGGCTTTGGGCGACGTCACGCCGCCGACCGAAGAGTCGGTCCTCGACACGCTGGAGAGAAGTCATCCCCGGCTTATGCTGAGCAATGAGGACCTAGGCAAACTCAAATCGCGGTACGAGTCCGACGTAGCATTGCAGCGGTATGCTTCGCAGGTAAAGGACGACGCGGACAGGGCGCTTACGAAACCGGCGTTAGCGCACAAGCTGATTGGGCCTCGACTGCTGTCCGTGAGCAGGGAGTGTCTCGATCGAGTCTATGTGCTGGCATTGGCCTTCCGTTGGACGCAGGACGAACGATACGCGAAGGCCGCCGAATCGAACTTGCTGGCCGTTTCGGCGTTTCCCGACTGGAACCCTTCGCACTTTCTCGACACGGCAGAAATGTCGCACGCAGTAGGCGTAGGTTACGACTGGCTCTACGATTGGCTGAGCGACGAGTCCAAGAAAGTCATCCGCGCGGCGTTGATCGAAAAAGGCATGAAACCCGGCATCGAGGTATACAAGAAGGGAGGATGGTGGACAATCTCCGAATTCAACTGGAACCAGGTCTGCAACGCCGGGATGATCGTGGGCGCACTGGCGATTGCGGATACAGATCCAGAATTCGCGCAGTTCATTGTCCCGCGCGCGGTGCGATCGATGCCGAGGGCCTTGCGCGCGTACGATCCCGACGGCGCATGGACGGAGGGGCCGAGTTACTGGCATTACGCGACGCGATACACGGCGTACGGTCTGTGTGCACTACAAACGGCGCTTGGGACGGACTTTGGGTTGAGTGACATGCCGGGACTGCGGGCTACGGGACACTTTCCGTGGTACACGACGGGGCCTGCCGGTCTGTTCCTGAATTACGCCGACAGCGGCGAACGTGCCACGCACAAGCCGATGCCGTGCATGTTTTGGCTCGCACGGCATTTCAGGGACGCGGCGATCGCCGATGCCGAGCACGCGTTGCTGGCGGATTCGCGCGCGTCAGCAGAGCACATCGTCTGGTATGTGCCGACGTCAGGGCAGGCATCAACGCCCCGCGATCTGGATCGTTGGTTCAAGAGCACGGTGGATATCATCGTTATGCGCAGCGCGTGGGACGATCCGGACGCGCTGTTCGTCGGAGTGAAAGGCGGGTACAACCAGGTGAATCACGGGCATCTCGATCTCGGCAACTTCGAGTTGGATGCCTTGGGCGAGCGTTGGGCGCGCGACCTCGGCTCCGACGATTACAACCTGCCGGGGTATTTCGACAAGAAGAAAGGCGGCAAGCGATGGCTGTATTACCGCAACATCAGCGAAAGCCACAGCGTGCCGCTCGTGGGCGGCAAGGGACAGGACGAAGCCGCGAAGGTATCGGTGATTGATTTCCAATCGTCGCCGGACGGCGCGCGTGTGTCTCTCGATCTGACGGATGCATACAAGGATCGTGTGGAAAGTGTGAAGCGCGAGATTGCGTTGACGGACCAGCGGCGCGCAGTTGTTGTGCGGGACCGATTCGATTTGGCCGCGCCTGCCGAATTGGTTTGGGCAATGACGACGGACGCGGCGATCGAAGTGGGTCAGGACGGCATCGCTGTGCTGACCCTGCGCGACAAAAAGCTGCGCGCACGAATACTGGAACCGACGGGAGCGAGTTTTTCAACGGAACCGTGCACGCAAGACCCGCCGCAAAAACAAAACAAGGGCGTGCAGCGGCTCCTAGTTCGCGTCGAGGGCAAGCCCGGGCCAGCAGAAATATGCGTGCAATTGGTCCCGGCTTGGCCGGATTGA
- a CDS encoding biotin--[acetyl-CoA-carboxylase] ligase: protein MTAARRRTERVVFSLPRIKRETFVRQAELHRTIDSTNTRAMELAALESTKLPLLVLTENQTAGRGRGSNVWWSAPGALTFSLALDLSGNDTSPESWPRYALASAVAVCDALESFAPDASFGIRWPNDVCHGLQKICGILPELCMAQAPRLVLGVGINANNTTSAAPAELRDSATSLFDLTRRRSNVTALLIAVLRQLESRFNALAAADPALSRSWSTRCLLRDKTVRIAFDDIETEGRCAGIDADGALLLSTTSGQQRFYGGTLSYISVS from the coding sequence ATGACCGCCGCGCGCAGACGCACCGAGCGCGTCGTCTTCTCGCTGCCGCGAATCAAGCGCGAAACGTTTGTACGACAGGCCGAACTGCATCGGACGATCGATTCCACCAATACCCGCGCCATGGAGTTGGCTGCGCTCGAATCAACAAAACTTCCCCTATTGGTGCTCACCGAGAATCAGACTGCAGGGCGTGGCAGAGGAAGCAACGTGTGGTGGTCCGCGCCCGGCGCGCTCACGTTTTCCCTCGCGCTCGACCTTTCCGGCAACGATACCTCACCCGAGTCCTGGCCACGCTACGCGTTGGCGTCGGCCGTTGCGGTGTGCGACGCGCTGGAATCGTTCGCGCCCGATGCCTCCTTCGGCATCCGCTGGCCAAACGACGTGTGTCATGGCCTGCAAAAGATATGCGGCATCTTGCCGGAACTGTGCATGGCGCAGGCGCCGCGGCTTGTATTGGGCGTCGGCATTAACGCCAACAATACGACCTCGGCCGCTCCGGCAGAACTGCGTGACTCCGCGACGTCCCTCTTCGATCTGACCAGACGAAGGTCGAATGTCACCGCGCTGCTGATCGCGGTCTTGCGGCAGTTGGAATCTCGATTCAACGCATTGGCGGCTGCCGATCCAGCGCTTTCGCGTTCGTGGTCCACGCGTTGTTTGCTTCGGGACAAAACCGTGCGCATTGCGTTCGACGATATTGAAACGGAAGGACGATGCGCCGGAATCGACGCCGATGGCGCGCTGCTCCTAAGCACTACGTCAGGCCAGCAACGGTTTTACGGCGGGACGCTGTCGTACATCAGTGTGTCGTAG
- a CDS encoding pyruvate carboxylase: protein MKKNGEHKPIKKLLAANRSEIAIRVFRSAHEMGIRTVAIYSHEDRYALHRLKADESYPVGKPGEPLRAYLDIDGIIAVAKQCGVDAIHPGYGFLSENPDLARACVKAGIAFVGPPARILERLGDKIEARELAKAAGVQVLSGGSKPIRDLKEARALADKLGYPVMLKAAKGGGGRGMRVVASAKDLPDSLAQAQREALTAFGSSDVFLEKFVARARHLEVQLLGDSHGNLVHLYERDCSLQRRHQKVVEISPAPNLPEEVRDKLCNAALAIGRSVGYVSAGTVEFLLDVDTNQVYFIEVNPRIQVEHTVTEVTTGVDIVKAQILVAQGATLADPGIYLPNQESVAVRGYAFQCRVTTEDPLNQFVPDYGRVTHYRSAGGFGIRLDAGTAFSGATITPYYDSLLVKVTAWARHFSDATRRMERCLQEFRIRGVKTNIPFLINLIEHPAFIRGECTTRFIDETPQLFQFPPARDRATKLLTYLGNVIVNGHPVVKNRPVPTRRDSPVPPCVDETVPPPPGTRQRLLELGPEKFCDWVLKQKRLLLTDTTFRDAHQSLLATRMRTYDMREIADAYARLAPEMFSIEMWGGATFDTAMRFLSECPWQRLAELRQRIPNILFQMLLRASNAVGYTSYPDNVVRAFCKESAAAGIDLFRIFDSLNWEPNLRVAIDAVRESNMLAEVAICYTGDITNPARSKYSLDYYVKLAKRLEAAGAHILAIKDMAGLCKPFAAELLVRTLKKEISIPIHFHTHDTSGVQAASILKASDAGVDIADAASGPMSGLSSQANLDSLVESLRFTPRETGLKPDNLRKLASYWEHVRELYAAFETGQKASTSEVYVYEMPGGQYTNLYAQAQALGVADRWPEVCQMYAEVNQLFGDIVKVTPSSKVVGDMALFMVANNLTSKDVLDSNRELAFPESVTDLMIGRLGQPPGGFPKKLMQRVLRGQKPVKGRPGQSMTPADFEKTAKNLSKTLGNQPSHRDVLSYLLYPRVYEGFARHQKEYSDTSVLPTPVFFYGLQPGEETAFEIEPGKTLIVKLVTIGEPHPDGKRTVFFELNGQPRDATVIDHSLESEIVKHPKADPSDPDQIAAPMPGLIVNVAVQVGDQVAEGQKLLTLEAMKMEMTMYSPRNARIAEVLVKPKTQMEAGDLLVRLE from the coding sequence GTGAAAAAGAACGGCGAACACAAACCCATCAAGAAACTGCTTGCCGCGAACCGGAGCGAGATCGCGATCCGCGTCTTCCGCTCCGCGCACGAAATGGGCATCCGCACCGTCGCGATCTACTCACACGAAGACCGGTACGCGCTCCACCGCCTGAAAGCCGACGAGTCGTATCCCGTCGGAAAACCCGGCGAACCCCTCCGCGCCTACCTGGATATCGATGGGATCATCGCCGTCGCCAAGCAGTGCGGCGTCGACGCCATTCACCCCGGCTACGGCTTTCTATCCGAAAACCCGGACCTCGCGCGCGCCTGCGTTAAGGCGGGTATCGCATTTGTTGGCCCGCCCGCGCGCATTCTCGAGCGCCTCGGCGACAAAATTGAAGCGCGCGAACTCGCGAAGGCCGCCGGCGTGCAAGTCCTGTCCGGCGGCTCGAAGCCCATTCGCGACCTGAAGGAAGCGCGCGCGCTTGCGGACAAGCTCGGCTATCCCGTCATGCTCAAAGCCGCAAAGGGTGGCGGTGGCCGGGGCATGCGCGTCGTGGCGTCCGCGAAGGACCTGCCCGATTCCCTGGCGCAGGCCCAACGTGAAGCATTGACCGCGTTCGGCAGTTCCGATGTCTTCCTCGAGAAATTTGTCGCGCGGGCGCGCCACCTCGAAGTGCAGTTGCTCGGCGATTCCCACGGCAACCTCGTCCACTTGTACGAACGCGATTGCTCGCTCCAGCGCCGTCACCAAAAGGTCGTCGAGATTTCTCCCGCCCCCAACCTGCCCGAAGAAGTCCGCGACAAATTGTGCAATGCCGCGCTGGCAATAGGCCGCAGCGTCGGCTACGTCAGCGCCGGTACCGTCGAGTTCTTGCTCGATGTGGACACAAACCAGGTTTACTTCATCGAGGTCAATCCGCGCATCCAGGTCGAGCACACCGTCACGGAAGTGACCACTGGCGTCGATATCGTCAAAGCGCAAATCCTAGTCGCGCAGGGTGCGACATTGGCCGATCCCGGCATTTACCTGCCGAACCAGGAAAGCGTCGCCGTTCGCGGTTACGCGTTTCAATGCCGCGTTACGACTGAAGACCCGCTGAACCAGTTCGTGCCCGATTACGGCCGTGTCACGCACTATCGTTCCGCCGGCGGGTTCGGTATTCGTCTTGATGCCGGTACCGCATTTTCTGGCGCGACGATCACGCCGTATTACGATTCGCTCCTCGTAAAGGTCACCGCCTGGGCGCGTCATTTCTCCGACGCCACCCGCCGAATGGAGCGGTGCCTGCAGGAATTTCGCATCCGCGGCGTTAAGACGAATATCCCGTTCTTGATCAATCTTATCGAACACCCCGCCTTCATTCGCGGCGAGTGTACGACGCGGTTCATCGACGAAACGCCCCAACTCTTCCAGTTCCCCCCGGCGCGCGATCGCGCAACGAAATTGCTCACGTATCTCGGCAACGTCATCGTGAACGGCCACCCGGTCGTCAAGAATCGGCCGGTGCCCACGCGGCGCGATTCGCCCGTACCGCCATGCGTCGACGAAACCGTGCCGCCGCCGCCGGGTACGCGCCAGCGTCTGCTCGAACTGGGGCCCGAAAAATTCTGCGATTGGGTCCTGAAACAAAAGCGCCTGCTGCTCACCGACACCACGTTTCGCGATGCGCACCAGTCTCTGCTCGCGACGCGCATGCGCACCTACGACATGCGGGAAATCGCCGACGCCTACGCGCGGCTCGCCCCGGAAATGTTCTCGATCGAAATGTGGGGGGGAGCCACGTTCGACACGGCAATGCGCTTCCTGAGCGAGTGCCCCTGGCAGCGCTTGGCCGAGCTGCGCCAGCGCATTCCAAACATTCTGTTCCAAATGCTGCTGCGCGCCTCGAACGCCGTCGGCTATACCAGCTACCCCGACAACGTTGTTCGCGCGTTCTGCAAGGAATCCGCCGCGGCGGGTATCGACTTGTTCCGCATTTTCGACTCACTGAACTGGGAGCCAAACCTGCGCGTCGCGATCGACGCCGTGCGCGAGTCGAACATGCTCGCCGAAGTCGCGATTTGTTACACCGGCGATATCACGAATCCCGCGCGATCCAAATACAGCCTCGACTACTATGTCAAACTCGCCAAAAGGCTCGAGGCCGCCGGCGCGCATATCCTCGCCATAAAGGACATGGCGGGTCTCTGTAAGCCGTTCGCCGCCGAACTGCTCGTGCGTACCCTGAAAAAAGAAATTAGTATTCCGATCCATTTCCACACCCACGACACCAGCGGTGTGCAGGCGGCATCGATCTTGAAAGCCTCCGATGCGGGCGTCGACATCGCTGACGCCGCCAGTGGCCCAATGTCGGGTCTGAGTTCCCAGGCCAATCTCGACTCACTCGTGGAATCGCTGCGCTTTACACCACGCGAGACCGGCCTCAAACCGGACAACCTGCGCAAATTGGCGTCGTACTGGGAACACGTGCGCGAGTTGTACGCCGCATTCGAGACTGGACAGAAGGCCTCGACGTCAGAAGTCTACGTCTATGAGATGCCGGGCGGTCAGTACACCAATCTCTACGCACAGGCGCAGGCGCTCGGCGTTGCGGACCGTTGGCCCGAAGTCTGCCAGATGTACGCCGAAGTGAACCAACTCTTCGGCGACATCGTGAAGGTGACGCCGTCATCCAAAGTCGTGGGCGACATGGCCCTCTTCATGGTCGCGAACAATTTGACGTCAAAAGATGTGCTCGATTCGAACCGCGAATTGGCCTTCCCCGAGTCCGTCACCGATCTCATGATCGGCAGACTTGGTCAGCCCCCCGGCGGGTTCCCCAAAAAACTGATGCAACGCGTATTGCGCGGCCAGAAGCCCGTCAAGGGGCGCCCCGGCCAGAGCATGACGCCCGCCGACTTCGAGAAAACGGCAAAAAATCTTTCGAAAACGCTGGGCAATCAGCCGTCCCATCGCGACGTACTCTCGTACCTCCTCTACCCGCGCGTGTACGAGGGCTTCGCGCGTCATCAGAAGGAGTATTCCGATACAAGCGTGCTGCCGACGCCCGTCTTCTTCTACGGCTTGCAGCCGGGCGAAGAGACCGCATTCGAGATCGAGCCCGGCAAGACCCTGATCGTCAAACTGGTCACCATTGGCGAGCCGCATCCCGACGGAAAGCGGACCGTCTTCTTCGAACTGAACGGGCAGCCGCGCGATGCGACCGTCATCGATCACTCGCTCGAATCCGAGATCGTGAAGCACCCCAAAGCCGATCCGTCGGACCCCGATCAGATTGCCGCGCCCATGCCGGGGCTGATTGTGAACGTCGCGGTCCAAGTTGGCGACCAGGTCGCTGAGGGACAAAAGCTGCTCACGCTGGAAGCGATGAAAATGGAAATGACCATGTACTCGCCGCGCAACGCGCGAATTGCGGAAGTCCTGGTCAAGCCCAAAACGCAAATGGAGGCGGGCGATCTGCTCGTTCGGCTGGAATGA
- a CDS encoding aldo/keto reductase, whose protein sequence is MKYRRFGKTEIEIPVISCGGMRFQQSWNSNDDYTAENQQNLEATIRRAFNLGINHFETARGYGTSEKQLGNILPQLPREEIIVQTKVGPTADPKQFEEIFNYSMGLLKLDYIDLFAFHGVNNDTIFEHTKACLDTAFRWKKEGRVRHIGFSTHASTECIVKTIQLDCFEYVNLHWYYVFQDNWPAVLEAAKRDMGVFIISPNDKGGLLYRESRRLADLTAPYHPMVFNGLFCLARPEVHTLSCGASKPGDFDIHLKTAELSDRAAEISAPIAEILDSEMERVLGKEWLNTWHVGLPSWDQTPGEINIPWILRLRNLALAFDMVEYGKMRYNLLGHGDHWFPGNKADKLGELDLRDCLNRSPHRTRIPALLAETHDLLQGAERKRLQED, encoded by the coding sequence ATGAAGTACCGCCGCTTCGGCAAAACCGAAATCGAGATTCCTGTCATTAGCTGCGGCGGCATGCGCTTTCAGCAGTCATGGAACAGCAACGACGACTACACCGCCGAGAACCAGCAAAACCTCGAAGCGACCATCCGTCGCGCCTTCAATCTCGGCATCAATCACTTCGAGACCGCCCGCGGCTATGGCACCAGTGAAAAGCAACTCGGCAATATCCTGCCCCAGTTGCCGCGCGAGGAAATCATTGTCCAAACCAAAGTCGGGCCCACCGCCGATCCGAAACAGTTCGAAGAAATCTTCAACTACTCGATGGGACTGCTGAAGCTCGACTACATCGATCTATTCGCCTTTCATGGCGTCAACAATGACACGATCTTCGAGCACACCAAAGCCTGCCTCGATACCGCCTTCCGCTGGAAGAAGGAAGGCCGCGTGCGGCATATCGGCTTCTCGACGCACGCGTCAACCGAATGCATCGTCAAGACAATCCAACTCGACTGCTTCGAGTACGTCAACCTGCACTGGTACTACGTCTTTCAGGACAACTGGCCCGCCGTGCTCGAAGCCGCCAAGCGAGACATGGGCGTTTTCATTATCAGCCCCAACGACAAAGGCGGATTGCTGTACAGGGAAAGCAGGCGCCTTGCCGACTTGACCGCGCCCTATCACCCGATGGTCTTCAACGGTCTGTTTTGTCTCGCGCGCCCGGAAGTTCACACCCTCAGTTGTGGTGCGTCGAAACCCGGCGACTTCGATATTCACCTGAAGACCGCCGAACTATCCGATCGTGCCGCCGAGATATCGGCCCCCATCGCGGAAATCCTCGATTCGGAGATGGAGCGCGTACTCGGGAAGGAATGGCTGAACACCTGGCACGTCGGTCTGCCGTCATGGGATCAAACGCCCGGCGAAATCAATATCCCGTGGATTCTTCGCTTGCGCAATCTCGCGCTCGCGTTCGACATGGTCGAATACGGAAAAATGCGCTACAACCTGCTCGGCCATGGCGACCATTGGTTCCCGGGAAACAAGGCCGACAAACTGGGCGAACTCGATCTGCGCGACTGCCTCAACCGCTCACCCCACCGCACACGAATCCCCGCGCTACTGGCCGAGACCCACGATCTACTCCAAGGCGCGGAACGAAAAAGGCTCCAAGAAGACTGA
- a CDS encoding sulfurtransferase, protein MVFVVTAVLCGAAQSSLLVSTADVDRLNNALLVDARPADAYAAAHIPGALHLDVATLSETRDGVAGLLKPLDAVRRMLGGAGIDPAKRIVVYSAMDTPSDLSSVARLFWILEYVGYQNVAVLDGGFAKWTAEGRKTETGESKAAPIELPEMTVREDRLATAANVDLLIKDKKGTLVDARGADYFRGDKKTDVVKAAGHIPGAVNLPVDTCVAESTALKSWEELQEIAKSSGVQKGAPVVTYCNTGRSASAAYLVLRLLGYENVSMYDGSMAEWTASGGRPVETGK, encoded by the coding sequence ATGGTGTTCGTTGTGACGGCCGTTCTGTGTGGCGCCGCGCAATCCAGCCTGCTCGTATCGACCGCGGACGTCGACCGCCTGAATAACGCCCTGCTCGTCGATGCCCGCCCGGCGGATGCGTACGCCGCGGCACACATTCCCGGGGCGCTGCACCTCGATGTTGCTACGCTCTCCGAAACCCGCGATGGGGTGGCGGGTTTGCTCAAACCGCTGGATGCCGTGCGCCGCATGCTCGGCGGCGCGGGGATCGATCCCGCAAAACGCATTGTCGTGTATAGCGCGATGGATACGCCGAGCGACCTGAGTAGTGTCGCGCGCCTGTTCTGGATTCTCGAATACGTCGGCTACCAGAACGTCGCCGTACTGGACGGCGGCTTCGCGAAATGGACTGCCGAAGGTCGAAAAACCGAGACCGGCGAATCGAAGGCGGCGCCGATTGAACTCCCGGAAATGACAGTTCGCGAAGACCGCCTCGCCACCGCTGCCAATGTGGACCTTTTGATTAAGGACAAGAAGGGCACGCTTGTTGACGCTCGCGGCGCCGATTACTTTCGCGGCGACAAGAAAACCGACGTCGTGAAAGCAGCAGGCCACATCCCCGGCGCCGTAAACCTGCCCGTAGACACGTGCGTGGCCGAAAGCACGGCGCTGAAGTCGTGGGAGGAACTGCAGGAGATCGCTAAGTCCAGCGGTGTGCAGAAGGGCGCGCCGGTCGTCACTTACTGCAACACGGGCCGCTCCGCGAGCGCGGCCTATCTCGTACTGCGCCTGCTCGGATACGAGAACGTCTCGATGTATGACGGCTCGATGGCGGAATGGACCGCCTCCGGCGGCCGCCCGGTGGAAACCGGCAAGTAG
- a CDS encoding YceI family protein, whose translation MRTRSAAFLASIFLIGATLLAGCGETTPPPAPAASDASSTEPAKPEPAPTADTTPAGETKPVEPAPSSTEPAAPAAEGKVTYDLTLETAIVWAASVPIGTRKGGWADFTGTIEVENGNFETAKISVEVQMASVFSDAAEITEKMKGDEHFFAPGKYPTSTFKSTSVSKTDTGYDVTGDLTIRDKTKSVVLPVTDLKIDGKSLTCKSTTKLNRHDFGVEYNTTIGDYVIEDLCDLTLDVVAEAK comes from the coding sequence ATGCGTACGCGTTCCGCGGCCTTCTTGGCTAGTATTTTCCTAATCGGTGCCACGCTCTTGGCTGGATGCGGCGAGACTACGCCGCCCCCCGCCCCTGCGGCGTCGGACGCGTCGTCCACAGAACCGGCCAAGCCCGAGCCCGCGCCGACCGCGGACACGACTCCAGCAGGCGAAACGAAGCCGGTTGAACCCGCCCCATCGTCCACCGAACCGGCTGCCCCCGCCGCGGAAGGCAAAGTGACGTACGATCTTACCCTGGAGACTGCAATTGTCTGGGCGGCATCGGTCCCCATCGGCACCCGTAAAGGCGGATGGGCCGACTTTACGGGTACAATTGAAGTCGAGAATGGAAACTTCGAGACGGCCAAGATCAGCGTCGAAGTGCAGATGGCGTCGGTGTTTTCCGACGCCGCGGAAATTACCGAAAAGATGAAGGGCGACGAGCACTTCTTCGCACCAGGCAAGTACCCCACCTCGACGTTCAAATCCACCTCCGTGTCGAAGACCGACACCGGCTACGACGTGACCGGGGACCTGACGATACGCGACAAAACCAAGTCGGTTGTGTTGCCGGTCACCGATCTCAAGATCGACGGCAAGTCGCTCACGTGCAAGTCCACGACGAAACTGAACCGCCACGACTTCGGGGTCGAGTACAACACGACCATCGGCGATTACGTGATCGAGGACCTGTGCGACCTGACGTTGGATGTGGTCGCCGAAGCGAAGTAG